TTGATTTTTTGAGACGCTGCTTGTTAATCGCGGGTTTAATATCGGTATAAGAAGCATCAGGAAAAACCGCCTGCAGTTGCTGGTGACGATACATGCTAACCGATTTCATCTCCACTCCGAGTTGTTGCACATTTGATCCTAGTTCTATTTGCAGCTTGGCAAATGGATCTTCTGCATCAGCAATCGGAACAATATGCTTTATGTAAGAATCTCGCTCAGCTATTATTTTATCTAATGCCGGTATGAAAAGGGTGAATGTCTGGTTGTGATTATTCAATACCAGTGCTAGGAAACGCTCATGCGGATCGGAATGAAAACCAGTGTAATAGAAAACGTTAGCCGGATCAGTAACGATTGCAGCGTCAATACCCTGATCCTTTAAATAGTTTTCTAACGTTGTTAAGCGGCTATTGTAATTAATTGTCATCGAATGCCTCCAAATTTTGTCTCCATTATAACATGCAAAAGTTGTACGACTGATAATCTATGATTTAGCATAAAAATTGCTTACTAAGTTAGGGTAACAAAAATAAGAGGGATAAAGAGCAGGCATCATAATCGCTACTAGCGAATTCCTTTCATGGGCATTTCACTTTGAGTGATTCGCTGACTGCTACTTCCACACATCTGTTTATTCAGCTAGGGATTTGCTATTGGTTGTTTGATATTCCTGCCACTTTTCCTGCATGACCTGTTTTCCTTTTCTTATATTCGGGTCGAATTGGAATGGTGCCTGATCCCTTGTTTGTTCAATCGTCTGAATGGTTTGGTCAATCTTTTCCCCAAGTCCGCTGATGCCATGATTAGCGGCAATGGCTAACCCGGCAGCGGCCCCTTGAGCAATTGCGACTTTTGCACCTTCAATCCCCGTAATGTTACCGGCAACGTATAGACCGTCTAAAGTTGTTTCCATTCTATTATTGTGCAACGGGACATAGCCGCCAAGTTCATCAATTAGGTAAAATGGGCAACCTGCAACTGCTGCCAGTTCTGTTAATGGATATAAACCACCTGCGATACATACAAAATCACAGGAGATACTCTCCTCGGTACCAGGAACTATATCCCCGTTGGGACGAACGTGTGCCAGCTTGACCCCTTCTACTTGTTGTTCACCGTGAATTTCCACGACGGCTTTGCGAAGCTGAATCGGAATTCCCCACATTTTAAAACCATTCTTAGGATAAAAGGTAATTCCCAACTGTTTCATCAGGTCGCTTTTCATCAGCTTACTGCCAAATCGAAGCATAGCAGAGGGAGCCATATGTGCTACATGGAGCAAATCATTCATCACGGCTTTTGGCTCTGCCGCTCTTTTTGTAAGTTGGTTCATTTTCGGCAATGTTAGCGCTGCCACATCAACGTCTGCCATCTGCAATTCTGAAGCGATGACAGCCGAGAGGGCATTAACACCGATGATGACACCTTTGTTGCCTGGTTTCACACGTTGGACATTGGTCATCACTTGTGCTGCACCGACCGACATGACCCCTGGTAATGTCCAGCCAGGTACAGGAACAGGTGATTCGGCAGCACCGGTTGCCAGTAACAAATGTTTAGTAGAATGTGCGTCTTGGTCTGTATAGATAGTCCATTGACTGTTATATTGTTCTATATTATACACAGGTGTGTTTAGTTGTACGTGCACCCCAAGGTTCATTGCTTGTTGATATAAGCGGTCCGATTCTTTGATACCATTCCACCATGAGCCGTCCGGTTCTTCGTAAAGCTGTCCCAGCAAGCGTCCGCCTGGTTTCATGTATTCATCTATTACTAGCACGTGCAAACCTTCCTGAGCACAAGTGATTGCGGCTGACAATCCTGCAGGACCTGCTCCAATAATGATGACGTCATTCATGTGTATTCCTCCATTCTCTTACTGGTGAAGGGAGCTGCCCCCCACTTTGAATCGTCATTCCGTCCTTTAAAGGGGTAAGGCAGGAGCGGACACCTTGCCTATCGTTTACTGACAATCGGCATTCAAAACAGTGACCAATGTTGCAATAGATGCCTTTTGGGGAACCGCTGTCTTCATGATAACGCAATGTGCGAATGCCATTGGCAAGCAGTGCCGCTGCGATTGATTCATTTTCTCTGCCTGTTAACGTTTGTCCATTGAATGTGAACGTTACGTCCTGTTTATCTTCCAATGGACCAAGGATGGGATGGTCAGTAATTCGTTCACTCATTAGGCTCGCCTCCTAAGTCACCGAAGCTGATTGGGCGAATGGGTGGTTGGTATTTCAATGTTACGTTACGTTGTCCTTTCTTTTCCAAATCGCGTGTTATTTTATCGACGAGCGGTCGGCATGTTCGACCACCACAATAGCCCATACCTGCACGGGTGCGAAGTTTAAGCTCCCTGGCTGAGCACCCATGTTTATAAGCCGTTTCAGTAATTTCTTCAAAGGTTACCTCTTCGCATCGGCATACCATTAATTCGTGTTCAGTCAATTAGATCACCACCAGAAATAGTAAATAAATTTCGTCTAATTACATGCAAAAATAATGCCAAGTCATGTTATTCCCAGTTTTTTGATTCGGTTATATAATGTAGCTCGAGTGATGTTAAGGTTTCTAGCACATTGAAGTTTATTTCCGTCAACTTTCTCCAGCTCGTCTAAAATAATATTTTTCTCAACATCCAGCAATCGATCATTTAGCGGGCGACTGTCGTTGTGGTTGAATTCTATTGGGTTAGAAGAAGAAGGCGTTTGGGGTGTATCAAAATCAAATGGAATTTCATCACGTTTTATTTCACCATCTTCTGAAAACACAATTAATCGTTCGATAACATTTTTTAGCTCCCTTGCATTTCCAGCCCAATGGTGCTTAAGCAGTGCCTGCATAATGTCCTGAGATATTCCGTGAATGGGGCGATTATATTTAATGGATATTTCATGTAAAAAGTAATGTGTTAATTCAATGATATCTTCTGGTCGTTCACGCAATGGTGGTACTTCGATGCTAACGACATTCAGCCGATAAAATAAGTCAGCTCTGAATTTTTGCTCCTCTACAAGTTCTTGCAGGTCATTGTTGGTGGCTGCAATGACACGAAAGTCGACTTCAATCTCCTTTGTGCCGCCTACAGGATAAAATTTCTTCTCTTGCAGCAACCGAAGCATTTTTACTTGCATCTCCATGGGCATTTCACCAATTTCATCTAAAAATAAGGTTCCGCCTTGAGCTAGCTGTACTTTCCCTTTTTTGCCCCGTTGATCTGCTCCGGAAAAAGCTCCTTTTTCATATCCGAATATTTCACTTTCAAACAAAGCAGATGGAATGGCACCGCAGTTGACGGCAACAAATGGAGCCTTTTTGTCTTCGCGTGCGTTATGGGCTGCTTTGGCAAAAAGTTCTTTACCCACACCACTTTCCCCATGGATTAAAATACTCGCATTTGTTGAGGAAGCCTTTTCAATTTTATCGATTGTTTTCTTGAGAGGCGCACTATTACCGCGTATATTCTGAAAAGGGTCTTCGCTTGCTGTTAATTTTGTTACTTCCTTTTCCAGTTTAAATAATCTTTCACTGGCATGATACAGCTCTTTGTTTAATCTAATCTGACTCGTTATATCTGTTTCAGAGACGACGGCACCAATAATTTCATTGTTAAAGTAGACTGGGTTTGAGTTAATGAGCACAACTTGATTTTCTTTTGCTTTATGCTGCTGATGATGGACAGAGGTTCCTTCCTTAATTGTGTTAAGGATTTCCAACCGATTAGGGCTGAAAAATTCGGTGATTGGTTTTTCAATGATGTTATCCCGGTTTAAGGAAAAGAGTTGTTCGGCGCCTTTTGTCCAAGCAATCACACGTTGATCTTGGTCAATAACCGTACAGGACTCATCTGTTGTATCAAGAATCGTGTCAATATAGGCATTCAGCTTTTGATAGTTTGTATATAAATGTTGACATAAGTCACGTGCACTTATATAGCCAGTCACACATTGCTGTTTATCTAAAACGACTAAGCATTCCCGTTCTGTCAGGTGAGTTAATATGTTTTCCAGATTGTCATCAATAGAAGCCGTTCCGCATAACACATAGTTGGGTTGGTTCGTGTCATTTGAAAACTGGACGTCAAAATAAAGCATGTTTGATTTCAGCAGTATTTTCCCTGAAGAAGTTACGGTGGCCGATTGTTGTAATTGCCTTTCAGCTACTACCTCACTGTCAGCCAAAAAAAATTGCTTATTCATAAATGGTTCGATTGATTGAAATGTCAGCAAATGGTTCAACCCCTTTATAATGTGTATAAATTTCTAGACAATTCAAAAATATCTTTACACATTTTCTTAATAAAATCAATAGTGAAGGAACCATTCATTATTGGCATAGTATTTGCATGATTAATATTGAAGGATAGTGGAAAGGAGGATTGTATGGGAGATACACAGCATCGGGATATTGTTATTATCGGTGGCGGCATTATGGGCGCAGCAATTGCGTATTACTGCTCAAAAGCGGGTTTGGATATAACAGTCCTTGAAAAAAAGGAATTAGCAAGTGGTACGTCTTCCAGATGTGACGGAAATATTTTGGCTATTGATAAAGACCCTGGCTTTGATAGTCAAATGTCCTTAGAAAGTCAACAGCTTGTACATGAATTGAATAAAGACTTGGAACTTTCATTTGAGTATCGTAATCCGGGGAGTATTCTTGTTTGTGAAAATGATCAGGAGCTTGATGCAGCACAGAAATGGGTGAATCAGCAGCAGGATGCAGGATTGGATTTTAAAATGCTTGACCGGGAAGATTTGCGAAATGAATCAAACTATTTTGCCGACGATCTTTATGGGGGATTGGAATGTAAGACGGATTCGACGGTTAATCCATATATGCTTACATATTCCATGTTTCATAGTGCTCAAAAATATGGTGCAACATTATATACACATACCGAAGTTAAAAATGTTTCCAGAAACAACACGGGTCAATTTGTCCTAAAGACGAGCGGCGAGACTTTTACAGCGAACAAAGTTGTCAATGCGTGTGGTGTCTGGGCGCCATTTATTGGAGAAATGCTTGATGTGGATGTCCCAATCAAACCTCGGAAAGGTCAAATAATTGTTGCTTCAAGAGAACAACCCGTGGGACTCAGAAAAGTGATGGAGTTTGGGTATCTAATATCAAAATTTGGTGGGGAACGGGTGGTTGATCCGGTAACTGACAAATATGGGGTGGCTCTTGTGTTTGAGCCAACGGAAAGCCAGAATTTCCTAATTGGGAGCAGCAGGGAATTTAACGGATTTGACTTAAAAGTCAATCAAGAAGTCACAAAATATATTGCAAAACGGGCTGTACGTTTTTATCCTAAAATGGCAGATATGATGGCCATTAGGACGTATGCTGGATTAAGACCATGGACGGAAGATCATTTGCCAATTGTTTCGCATGTCGAGGAAGTCCCTGGTTTTTACATTGCCGCTGGACATGAGGGTGACGGGATAAGCTTGGCGGCGATTACAGGGAAAGTCATGGAAGAAATGATTTCCGGAAAAGAGGCATCGATACCGCTGGAACCGTTACGTTATGACCGTTTCAAAGAGAGGGTGACAAATTAAATGGACTTTCAGCGCCTGTTTACAACTATTGACACGCATACCGGAGGGAATCCAACCCGTACCGTCCTTACCGGGATGCCCGAATTACAAGGTGAAACGATGTCAGATAAAATGCTCTACATGGAAGAAAATTATGATTGGATCCGGAAATTTTTAATGAATGAACCAAGAGGCCATGATGTGATGTCCGGCGCGATCATGGTTCCACCTTGTCATCCGGAAGCTGATGTCGGTGTGATTTACGTTGAAACGGGTGGCTATTTACCGATGTGCGGGCATGATACTATTGGATACTGCACCGCGTTGATTGAAGCGGGGATGATTGAGGTTCAAGAGCCATATACCGAAATAAATGTGGATACCCCGGCCGGTTTAGTGAGAACAAAGATAAAGGTGGAAGATGGAAAAGCAAAAGAAGTCACGTTTGCCAATGTTCCTTCATTTCTACTGAAATCAATTGAAGTTGATGTTGAGGGGATTGGTCGCGTTGAATGTGATATCGCTTACGGCGGAAATTTTTACGGCATTATTGATGCACGTAAACTCGGGCTGGCACTAACGACCGAAAACGCTTCCGTCATCACCAACAAAGCTATTAACATACGAAATGCGATCAATGCGGCAGAGAAAGTTGTCCATCCGGAATTTCCATTCATTAATGGATTAACTCATATCGAATTTTTCACGGATCCGGTTCATTCGGAAGCCGATTTAAAAAATACGGTTGTTGTGCCACCAGGCGGTATTGACCGGTCTCCATGCGGCACAGGAACATCAGCAAAACTTGCGACATTACAGAACCGGGATGAACTTGGTATCGATGATCTGTTTGTTTATGAAAGTATCGTCGGGACTTTATTTAAAGCACGTATTCTGGAATTGACAAACGTTCAAGGATATCCAGCGATTTTGCCTGAAGTAACAGGCTCAGCATGGCTGATGGGGATGCATCGCTTTTTCTATAATGAAAGCGATTCCCTTAAAGAAGGTTTTTTGCTGATTCCGCCAATGGAAGGCCATTAGAAAGGAGGGTTTGGATGAATGTTGAAAAAATGTTTACCGCCATTGATACACATGTAGCTGGAGAGGTGTTTCGAATAATTTTGCATTCACCATTACAATTTCATACACAGGATATCGCATCCAAACAATCTGTATTGGAACAGCATTATGGACAGGAAAAAGCACTTTTATTCAATGAACCCCGTGGTCACCGAGGGGTTAATGGATGCATTGTCACACCGTCGAATAAAGCAGATTATGGCGTATTGTTTGTGAATCATAATAACGAAAACCGATTCAGTTATAGTGGGTTGATCGCGACGTTAACCGTATTGCTGGAAACAGGCAATATAGCTGAAAAAGACAATGGCTTATACAAAGTGGAGACGGTAAACGGCATTTATACAGTTTATGCATCATATCACAATCAGGTAGTTGAGGAAACAGAAGTTAAAAGTGGTGATTGTCGCTTGATAGAGTCGACTAATGAGGAATTTCAACTGGTGGAAGTCGATTCTTCAAGACGTTATGCGATCTATCCTCTTCCTGAATCGATACCAGCGATTGACATGACCTATCTATCTTCCATTATGAACTGGGGAAAGCAAATAACCATAGAAATGGCTAAGAACTCACTTGATGGTGTTATTTTAAAAATGTCGACCATATCTTCAGGCGAAATCCGGTCCGTCACATTTGAAAAAGATGGGGCTATACTGCGGTCGCCGGGGGTGGACAGCACGTTTGCATTGTGTACCGCATTAGCAGAAAAAAAAGAACAACCGTCAAAACTTATCAATCATAGTATTTTCGGGAGCCAGCTGACGGCTGTTCAAGAAGAGAAGTCGGGACAGCGTTATGCTATGGCAGCACAAGCATTTATTACGGGTGAACATCAGTTTTTGTATGATCCGGATGACCCATTGGAAAGGGGTTTTTTACTGAAGTAGTTTCTATGTGTTGTTGTGTCCATTAAATTATAAAAATAAAAACTACTACTTAGGGAGGCGCTTTAGAATGAAAGCTTTAAAAGGAGCATTTCCTGTGCTCGCTACGCCGATGCATGAGGATGAAGCGATTAATTATGAAGGCTTAAAGGAGAATATTGAGTATTTTATTAATCAAGGTGTAGCAGGAATTGCTGTTAATGGAAGTACCGGTGAATTCGTCAGCTTAACGAATGAGGAAAAATTTAAAATTGCCGAGATCGCGGTCAAACAGGTGAATGGCCGTATTCCTCTGATTCTCGGTACCGCGGCAGAGACTACAAAAGATGCGATTATGTATACGAAGCAAGCGGAGGAAGCAGGTGCTGATGCTGCATTGCTCATTAATTCCTATTACGCACACCCAAAGGATGAAGAAGTTTACGAACACTTCAAAGCTGTAGCAGAATCGGTCGATTTTCCGGTCATGATTTACAATAATCCGTTCACATCTGGTGTGGATATTGGGACAGAGACTATTTTAAAGGTTGCCCGTGATGTCAATAATATCACTCACATCAAGGAATCAAGCGGGGATATAAGTAAAGCGCGTGACATATCCAGACAAGGGAAAGGATTCATTGAAACGTTTTGCGGATCCGATGACCTAGCACTCGAATCACTTTTAGTCGGAGCAACCGGATGGATTTCGGTTGCCGGAAATATTGTACCGGAATTAGTAACGGATTTGTATAATAGTGTACAGGAAAACAACATGGAACGCGCTTGGGAATTGTATGATAGAGTTCTTCCGCTTTGCAACTTTATAGAAGGGTCCGGCAAGTATGTGCAAATCGTTAAACGAGCGATGGATCTTAAAGGGTTGGCAGGCGGCCCATCGAGAAAACCACGCTTGGGTTTAACAGGGGATGAGGATAAAACGTTGCAAGGATTGTTAAATGAACTTGATAAGAATCCAGCTCTGAGAAGCTGAATCGGTGACTGACAGCAAAAGTTGATATGAAACTATATACTTATCATTCAGAAGGAGGATACTCTATTGATTACATCACAGGTAGAATTAAAGCCAAAAGTAAAGGGGTTTCTGGAAGGGGAGAAACAACTTTACATGAACGGTGCCTATATACCTGCAGCCAGTGGCAAAACGTTCAAAGTATATAATCCGGCAACGGAGGACGTTTTGGCTGAAGTCAGTGAAGCACAGGAAGAAGATGTTGATCAAGCTGTTAAAGCTGCTAGAAACGCATTTGAAAACAGTGAATGGGCCACTATGACAACAGCGGAACGATCCCATCTTATTTATAAGTTTGCTGATTTGCTCGAAGAAAATCGAGAAGAGCTGGCACAATTAGAATCTTTAGATAATGGCAAGCCATATACAATTGCCTTGGAAGATGATATTGATGGTACGGTAGAGCATTTCCGTTACTATGCAGGGTGGGCAACCAAAGTCTTAGGACAGACAACACCGATTTCGTCTGATTATTTAAATTATACAGAACATGAACCGGTTGGTGTTGTCGGTCAAATTATTCCTTGGAATTTTCCGTTGTCCATGGCTTCGTGGAAATTAGGTGCAGCACTGGCAACAGGATGTACATCTGTATTAAAACCGGCTGAGCAAACGCCGCTCTCAATGTTGTATGCTGCTGGTCTGTTTAAAGAAGCTGGATTCCCTGATGGTGTGGTTAACATTGTTTCAGGATATGGGGAAACGACAGGTGAAGCGCTTGTAAATCATACCGATATCAACAAACTTGCATTTACTGGGTCAACTGATGTAGGCAAATCGATTATGCGCAAAGCTGCAGACCAAGTGAAACATGTGACCCTTGAACTTGGCGGCAAATCGCCAAACATTATTCTTGAGGATGCTGATGTGGAAAAAGCTATTGACGCAGCATTTTCAGGGATCATGGATAATCACGGACAAAACTGCAGCGCAACATCACGCGTCTACGTGCATCGCAAACATTATGACCGTGTTGTGGAAGGACTAGTTGAACGTGCTAAAGCTACTAAAATGGGTAACGGGATGAATGAAGGTATCGACATGGGGCCGCTCGTTTCCAAAGAACAATTTGATCGCGTTATGAACTATATTGAGATTGGAAAAGAGGAAGGCGCCAAACTTGTTGCCGGCGGTGACAGAGCATTTGATCGAGGCTACTTTGTACAGCCGACTGTCTTTGCAGATGTAGAAGATGATATGCGCATCGCCAGAGAAGAAATCTTCGGCCCCGTCGTTACGGTGTTCCCATTTGACAAAATGGAGGAAGCAGTCCGCCGGGCGAACGACAGTGAATATGGATTGGCTGCTGCAGTCTTTACGGAAAATATCCGCACAGGGCACAAGGTGGCACGCCGTCTAAAAGCAGGAACGGTATGGATCAATGATACCAACCAAGAAAACCCAGCAGCTGCATTTGGCGGCTATAAACAATCCGGTATTGGCCGGGAAATGGGCAACTATGCGCTGGACAATTATACGGAAGTAAAAAGTGTATGGGTGAATTTGCAAGAATAAAAAGGACTGTCCAATTAATGGCTGGCGAATCTGATATCCCTATAAGGCAGAACGCTTGATGTTTTTGGATTGCTCATCAGTTTTGGTGTGTTAATTTTTCGATTGTTCAAGTCATTTTTCAGTCAAAAAAGAAGTAGCCACCCTGCATCCTACCAAAGATTAGTGGGGTAAGCTACTTCTTTCTAACTCTTGGTTTTGCTAGCTGTAGGGCACCGATTATTCGGGTCTTTTTATTAGTATGATATCTACTTTCATTATTAATATCAAGAAATAAAATGTTGCAAAATTTGGATTTTGGATCTATTGAGCCCAATTATTTCTGGTACCCTTTTTGATCAGTCCCTGTCTCTAAAGGACGTTACCTAATGAGCACTCGGAAGATCATATGGCTTCCAGGTGTAACGTAAGCTAATGTTTCGTGCCTTTAAAAATCAAGGCTGTCCTCTGTAGAACAGCCCATGTTAAAGAGTCACTGATTGTATGTCTGATTCAATTTCACAATCGATTGATATAAAGTGTCCACAGACGGAAGCAAGGTATCTTCATTAATGTCGAATCTTTCATTATGGTGTCCCGCGGCTAACTCGGTTCCGAAAACGCAATAAGTCGCTAAACCCCCATTATTTTGCACAGCCTCCATAAAATACGTCGCATCCTCGGAACCCGCACTCTCATTACTCTCAACACAGCTCCTTTTTATTGTTGGAGATTCCTGTGCGCATTCATTGAGAATGGAAGCTAAGGCTTTTGAGCCTTGACAACTTAAACCTTCACCGACTGTCTCAATATGATAATCTGTTTGGTACATTTTGGCTGCACCTGAGACGATCGATTCGACTTGATCTTTGACATATTGATTGATATGAGCAGTATCTCCCCGGGTTTCTACTTTTAATTGGGCGTGATCAGCGATGATATTCCTTCCAGACCCAGCGTGAAGTTCACCGACATTGATTCTTGTTGTACCATCTGAATGTCGAGGGATGGCATATATATTTAACGACGCAGTGGCAGCAGCCAATAATGCATTTCGACCTTCTTCAGGCTTACCGCCCGCATGAGATGCAACCCCATTGAACGAAATGTCTAGCTTCGACGTTGCTAAGAATCCATTATTAGCGGCAACGAAGTGATCATGTGGAATGCCAGTACCAATGTGTGTCGCAATAAAATAATCAACATCTTCAACCACATTGGCTGCAACCATGGATTTCGCTCCACGGGTACCTTCTTCGGCAGGCTGAAAAATCAGTTTGATTTTACCGCTTAAATTGTCTTTGTGTGCAGCCACTAAAGTGGCTAGACCGAGACCCATTGAAGTATGGGCATCATGTCCACACGCATGCATTTTATAAGGCACCTTCGATTGAAAACCTTCTTGGGTTGGAAAATGGTCGTCTGAATGTGATTCATGAATATCTAGCGCATCCATATCAAATCGATAAGCGATTGTTGGGCCTTCTTTCTTTGTATCTAAAGTCGCAACAATGCCTGTGTAACCATCCCGGAAATAGTCGATATAATCTTTGTCAGCGCCATTCTCAAGTGCCCATTGGTAATGTTCATAGGTTGTTTGCTCATTGGGCTTTCCCATGCAGTGATCTTTGGACATGACGCCTTGTCCCATTTGTAAGTCAAAACCTAGCTGATCTAGAATCGATGCCACAATTGAAGCAGTTCTCATCTCTAGAAAACCCGTTTCAGGATATTGATGAAATTGGCGTCTCCATTGAATTAATTGTCTTGATAAATTTTCTTTCTCCATTTGCTGATGACCTCCTTATACAATTACAGAAATGGGGATATGCCAGGGCCGAACGGAATACTTGCAAAGAAAAAGATCAAAATTAAGATGATCCAGGAAATTAGAAACGCAATTGTATAAGGGAGCATTAATGAAATATAAGTGCCAATGCTCGCACTTTTATCATACTTTTTCATAAACGCTAGAATGATGACCATATATGGGAATAGCGGTGTTACAATATTTGTCGATGAA
This window of the Tuberibacillus sp. Marseille-P3662 genome carries:
- a CDS encoding NAD(P)/FAD-dependent oxidoreductase; its protein translation is MNDVIIIGAGPAGLSAAITCAQEGLHVLVIDEYMKPGGRLLGQLYEEPDGSWWNGIKESDRLYQQAMNLGVHVQLNTPVYNIEQYNSQWTIYTDQDAHSTKHLLLATGAAESPVPVPGWTLPGVMSVGAAQVMTNVQRVKPGNKGVIIGVNALSAVIASELQMADVDVAALTLPKMNQLTKRAAEPKAVMNDLLHVAHMAPSAMLRFGSKLMKSDLMKQLGITFYPKNGFKMWGIPIQLRKAVVEIHGEQQVEGVKLAHVRPNGDIVPGTEESISCDFVCIAGGLYPLTELAAVAGCPFYLIDELGGYVPLHNNRMETTLDGLYVAGNITGIEGAKVAIAQGAAAGLAIAANHGISGLGEKIDQTIQTIEQTRDQAPFQFDPNIRKGKQVMQEKWQEYQTTNSKSLAE
- a CDS encoding (2Fe-2S)-binding protein, which produces MSERITDHPILGPLEDKQDVTFTFNGQTLTGRENESIAAALLANGIRTLRYHEDSGSPKGIYCNIGHCFECRLSVNDRQGVRSCLTPLKDGMTIQSGGQLPSPVREWRNTHE
- a CDS encoding (2Fe-2S)-binding protein, translating into MTEHELMVCRCEEVTFEEITETAYKHGCSARELKLRTRAGMGYCGGRTCRPLVDKITRDLEKKGQRNVTLKYQPPIRPISFGDLGGEPNE
- a CDS encoding sigma-54 interaction domain-containing protein produces the protein MLTFQSIEPFMNKQFFLADSEVVAERQLQQSATVTSSGKILLKSNMLYFDVQFSNDTNQPNYVLCGTASIDDNLENILTHLTERECLVVLDKQQCVTGYISARDLCQHLYTNYQKLNAYIDTILDTTDESCTVIDQDQRVIAWTKGAEQLFSLNRDNIIEKPITEFFSPNRLEILNTIKEGTSVHHQQHKAKENQVVLINSNPVYFNNEIIGAVVSETDITSQIRLNKELYHASERLFKLEKEVTKLTASEDPFQNIRGNSAPLKKTIDKIEKASSTNASILIHGESGVGKELFAKAAHNAREDKKAPFVAVNCGAIPSALFESEIFGYEKGAFSGADQRGKKGKVQLAQGGTLFLDEIGEMPMEMQVKMLRLLQEKKFYPVGGTKEIEVDFRVIAATNNDLQELVEEQKFRADLFYRLNVVSIEVPPLRERPEDIIELTHYFLHEISIKYNRPIHGISQDIMQALLKHHWAGNARELKNVIERLIVFSEDGEIKRDEIPFDFDTPQTPSSSNPIEFNHNDSRPLNDRLLDVEKNIILDELEKVDGNKLQCARNLNITRATLYNRIKKLGIT
- a CDS encoding NAD(P)/FAD-dependent oxidoreductase; protein product: MGDTQHRDIVIIGGGIMGAAIAYYCSKAGLDITVLEKKELASGTSSRCDGNILAIDKDPGFDSQMSLESQQLVHELNKDLELSFEYRNPGSILVCENDQELDAAQKWVNQQQDAGLDFKMLDREDLRNESNYFADDLYGGLECKTDSTVNPYMLTYSMFHSAQKYGATLYTHTEVKNVSRNNTGQFVLKTSGETFTANKVVNACGVWAPFIGEMLDVDVPIKPRKGQIIVASREQPVGLRKVMEFGYLISKFGGERVVDPVTDKYGVALVFEPTESQNFLIGSSREFNGFDLKVNQEVTKYIAKRAVRFYPKMADMMAIRTYAGLRPWTEDHLPIVSHVEEVPGFYIAAGHEGDGISLAAITGKVMEEMISGKEASIPLEPLRYDRFKERVTN
- a CDS encoding proline racemase family protein; this encodes MDFQRLFTTIDTHTGGNPTRTVLTGMPELQGETMSDKMLYMEENYDWIRKFLMNEPRGHDVMSGAIMVPPCHPEADVGVIYVETGGYLPMCGHDTIGYCTALIEAGMIEVQEPYTEINVDTPAGLVRTKIKVEDGKAKEVTFANVPSFLLKSIEVDVEGIGRVECDIAYGGNFYGIIDARKLGLALTTENASVITNKAINIRNAINAAEKVVHPEFPFINGLTHIEFFTDPVHSEADLKNTVVVPPGGIDRSPCGTGTSAKLATLQNRDELGIDDLFVYESIVGTLFKARILELTNVQGYPAILPEVTGSAWLMGMHRFFYNESDSLKEGFLLIPPMEGH
- a CDS encoding proline racemase family protein, whose protein sequence is MNVEKMFTAIDTHVAGEVFRIILHSPLQFHTQDIASKQSVLEQHYGQEKALLFNEPRGHRGVNGCIVTPSNKADYGVLFVNHNNENRFSYSGLIATLTVLLETGNIAEKDNGLYKVETVNGIYTVYASYHNQVVEETEVKSGDCRLIESTNEEFQLVEVDSSRRYAIYPLPESIPAIDMTYLSSIMNWGKQITIEMAKNSLDGVILKMSTISSGEIRSVTFEKDGAILRSPGVDSTFALCTALAEKKEQPSKLINHSIFGSQLTAVQEEKSGQRYAMAAQAFITGEHQFLYDPDDPLERGFLLK
- the dapA gene encoding 4-hydroxy-tetrahydrodipicolinate synthase, with the protein product MKALKGAFPVLATPMHEDEAINYEGLKENIEYFINQGVAGIAVNGSTGEFVSLTNEEKFKIAEIAVKQVNGRIPLILGTAAETTKDAIMYTKQAEEAGADAALLINSYYAHPKDEEVYEHFKAVAESVDFPVMIYNNPFTSGVDIGTETILKVARDVNNITHIKESSGDISKARDISRQGKGFIETFCGSDDLALESLLVGATGWISVAGNIVPELVTDLYNSVQENNMERAWELYDRVLPLCNFIEGSGKYVQIVKRAMDLKGLAGGPSRKPRLGLTGDEDKTLQGLLNELDKNPALRS
- a CDS encoding aldehyde dehydrogenase family protein, coding for MITSQVELKPKVKGFLEGEKQLYMNGAYIPAASGKTFKVYNPATEDVLAEVSEAQEEDVDQAVKAARNAFENSEWATMTTAERSHLIYKFADLLEENREELAQLESLDNGKPYTIALEDDIDGTVEHFRYYAGWATKVLGQTTPISSDYLNYTEHEPVGVVGQIIPWNFPLSMASWKLGAALATGCTSVLKPAEQTPLSMLYAAGLFKEAGFPDGVVNIVSGYGETTGEALVNHTDINKLAFTGSTDVGKSIMRKAADQVKHVTLELGGKSPNIILEDADVEKAIDAAFSGIMDNHGQNCSATSRVYVHRKHYDRVVEGLVERAKATKMGNGMNEGIDMGPLVSKEQFDRVMNYIEIGKEEGAKLVAGGDRAFDRGYFVQPTVFADVEDDMRIAREEIFGPVVTVFPFDKMEEAVRRANDSEYGLAAAVFTENIRTGHKVARRLKAGTVWINDTNQENPAAAFGGYKQSGIGREMGNYALDNYTEVKSVWVNLQE